The region CGCGGCAGGCGTCGAGGGCCCCTCCGAACGCCGCCTCCGCCTCTTCGCCCCGGCACATCCCGCTCACCATACGGTTGACGAACGCCGAGGCCTCGCCGGCGACCGGGTCGAAGTGCGTGACGCGGGACGCAGCGAGACTCGCTTCCCGCACCTCTCCGGGGGGGTAGAAGATGCCGACCGGGATGCCGCGCATGACGCTCCCGTTGCTCCGGCTCCCTCCTCGTGCTTCATGCACCATAGCTGCGGCAGCCCCTGGTCCGACACCGCCCTCGATGAGATCGAGGACGGCCCGGGATGTGGGGCCGAAAAACTCCGGATGGACCTTGTATACACGAACCAAGCGCTCTGCAAAGTCTTCCGGATCGAATCTTCCGCACCGGATAAGGGTCTCTGCGAGAGCCGACGCCTGCAGCGTGTCGTCGGTGTACTGCCCGGGATGGGTGTTGTGAATCCCGCCCCCCAGCATCTCCGTTACGGCGATCGGACGCGGCGGAAGGCCTTCCAGGGGCGCGCCCAGTGCGTCGCCGATTCCAAGCCCGATGAACGCTCCGACCGCCCGCATCTTGTGCATATAAAAAGATCACCAATAAGTTATATTTACCCAACGACAGTAGTATTCTTCGAGGAAAGGTGATATTGTGCAAAAAGAAGAGCTGCTCCATTTACATATGCTGTTAGTCCATGTCAAAAAGTATTATGAAGGCACCACCGGGGAGGAGATCCCAACCGACCAATACGACGCTCTCCACATCTCACCCGTCCATATCCATAAGAATAAGATCTCGCATAAAAAAGCTATTCTGACTCTGGGGGGCGAGATCGTCCAGCATATCAGAGCCAACCACAACCCCTACATCGGATACCAGCAGGAAATCCAGTCCGAACGGGTTGCAACCGAACATTAAACGATGAACGATACCGATACGCTCCGGGAGATCATCTCCCGCATCCTTTCTCCGGGGCAGGGCCCCGTCGACATTCAGAAGATCAAACTCGAGGTCTGCCGGGAGTACGGCACCGATATGCCCAAGAACTCCGCTATTCTCGCCGCAGCCACGCCCGATGAGCGCGAGCTCCTCCGGCCGCTCCTC is a window of Methanoculleus sp. 7T DNA encoding:
- a CDS encoding ADP-ribosylglycohydrolase family protein — protein: MHKMRAVGAFIGLGIGDALGAPLEGLPPRPIAVTEMLGGGIHNTHPGQYTDDTLQASALAETLIRCGRFDPEDFAERLVRVYKVHPEFFGPTSRAVLDLIEGGVGPGAAAAMVHEARGGSRSNGSVMRGIPVGIFYPPGEVREASLAASRVTHFDPVAGEASAFVNRMVSGMCRGEEAEAAFGGALDACRDPELRGLLEDYRAHPPEPSLDAVLCTHCAVSIFMDAGSFRDAVVAAVNLGGDADTVGAVTGGLAGARWGLGAIPESWLRALQDREELLGLARRLWAVSRG
- a CDS encoding UPF0058 family protein, with translation MQKEELLHLHMLLVHVKKYYEGTTGEEIPTDQYDALHISPVHIHKNKISHKKAILTLGGEIVQHIRANHNPYIGYQQEIQSERVATEH